A genomic segment from Parolsenella catena encodes:
- the priA gene encoding replication restart helicase PriA, with translation MRYAKVVPDIPTRAIDGCFDYAIPDALAGSCDVGCTVLVSFAHRLAVGYVVDVVSELAEGVNPLRVLPVERVLAEPAFDRVGARLAQWMAAEYAAPASVCLRLMLAPGQTTRVHKDEAGEWRLAVDRTKAVDDRWAQLSVTGRGFVPRRNASRQRRVVEALAAGPMRVAELSAMVPGAGSVVTALAKRGLVEVEHRRRIRGVGEPTSLSSASAPRPDHLTDGQLAALDAIARATDAGCGDVVLVDGVTGSGKTEVYLDAIERVRERGRSAIVLVPEISLTAQTVGRFRSRFGDDVAILHSRLSSGERFDQWDLARSGRVHVVVGARSALFAPLSNVGLVIVDEEHEGSYKQDQAPRYHAREAAAELARLRGAALVLGSATPSLESLERCRAGSWRGVRWTRVSMPERPGGSRLPSVRIIDMRSTFSPKGGSVFSSPLRDALLDRAEKREKSVLLLNRRGFASFLMCRECGCVPTCPHCSTALTYHERTHSLACHTCGSAWPVRAYPDPSTKCPNCGSRYLAQYGVGTQRVEDELRMLLPEDVDVIRMDADTTATKGAHTRLLEQFDASECAVLVGTQMIAKGLDFPEVTLVGVVNADTTLKLPDFRAAERTYNLLEQVAGRAGRGERPGEVIIQTYWATHPAISAVATHDRSSYLGYELEQRDEAYYPPYSRLANLTLAGLSERAVRERASALAVKIRARVEGMEGEWEVLGPAECVRSKVKDRYRRHIVVKAPVDAELGPLLDECARALPACKGVTLAIDVDAYDML, from the coding sequence ATGAGATACGCGAAGGTCGTTCCGGACATACCCACCCGAGCCATCGACGGGTGCTTTGACTACGCCATCCCCGACGCGCTCGCCGGCTCGTGCGACGTTGGCTGCACGGTGCTCGTGAGCTTTGCCCATCGCCTGGCGGTGGGCTACGTCGTGGACGTCGTCTCCGAGCTTGCGGAGGGCGTGAACCCGCTGCGCGTCCTGCCCGTAGAGCGCGTGCTTGCCGAGCCCGCGTTCGATCGCGTGGGCGCACGACTCGCGCAGTGGATGGCGGCCGAGTACGCCGCCCCTGCCTCAGTATGCCTTCGGCTCATGCTGGCTCCCGGACAGACGACCCGCGTGCACAAGGACGAGGCGGGCGAGTGGCGTCTGGCCGTGGATCGCACGAAGGCCGTCGATGACCGCTGGGCGCAGCTCTCGGTCACGGGACGTGGCTTCGTGCCACGTCGCAACGCCAGCAGGCAGCGCCGGGTCGTCGAGGCGCTCGCCGCCGGGCCCATGCGCGTGGCCGAGCTCTCGGCCATGGTGCCGGGCGCGGGATCGGTCGTCACGGCGCTCGCCAAGCGCGGGCTCGTCGAGGTGGAGCACCGCCGACGCATCCGAGGCGTCGGCGAGCCCACCTCACTCTCGAGTGCCTCCGCGCCTCGGCCAGACCATCTCACGGACGGCCAGCTCGCCGCCCTCGACGCCATCGCACGGGCCACGGACGCGGGCTGCGGGGACGTCGTGCTCGTTGACGGCGTCACGGGCTCGGGAAAGACCGAGGTCTATCTCGACGCCATCGAGCGCGTGCGCGAGCGCGGGCGCAGCGCCATCGTCCTCGTGCCGGAGATCTCGCTCACGGCCCAGACCGTGGGGCGCTTCCGCAGTCGCTTCGGTGACGACGTGGCCATCCTGCACTCGCGCCTCTCCAGCGGCGAGCGCTTCGACCAGTGGGACCTCGCGCGCAGCGGGCGGGTCCACGTGGTGGTGGGCGCGCGCTCTGCGCTGTTCGCCCCGCTCTCCAACGTTGGCCTTGTCATCGTGGACGAGGAGCACGAGGGCTCCTACAAGCAGGACCAGGCTCCGCGCTACCACGCCCGCGAGGCCGCGGCCGAGCTTGCCCGGCTGCGTGGCGCGGCGCTCGTGCTTGGCAGCGCCACGCCCTCGCTCGAGAGCCTCGAGCGCTGCCGTGCCGGCAGCTGGCGCGGCGTGCGCTGGACGCGCGTCAGCATGCCCGAGCGCCCCGGCGGCTCCAGGCTCCCGTCCGTCCGCATCATCGACATGCGCTCGACGTTCAGCCCCAAGGGCGGCTCGGTGTTCTCGTCACCTCTGCGAGACGCCCTGCTCGATCGCGCCGAGAAGCGCGAGAAGAGCGTGCTTCTGCTCAATCGCCGCGGCTTCGCGAGCTTTCTCATGTGCCGAGAGTGCGGCTGCGTCCCCACGTGCCCTCACTGCTCCACGGCGCTCACGTACCACGAGCGCACGCACAGCCTCGCCTGCCACACATGCGGCAGCGCATGGCCCGTGCGTGCCTACCCTGACCCCTCCACGAAATGCCCCAACTGCGGCAGCCGCTACCTGGCGCAGTACGGGGTGGGCACGCAGCGGGTCGAGGACGAGCTCAGGATGCTGCTGCCCGAGGACGTGGACGTCATCCGCATGGACGCGGACACCACGGCGACGAAGGGCGCGCACACGCGCCTGCTCGAGCAGTTCGACGCGAGCGAGTGCGCCGTGCTCGTGGGAACGCAGATGATCGCGAAGGGCCTCGACTTCCCCGAGGTCACGCTCGTGGGTGTCGTGAACGCCGACACCACCCTCAAGCTGCCAGACTTCCGTGCCGCCGAGCGCACGTACAACCTGCTCGAGCAGGTGGCGGGGCGCGCCGGCAGGGGAGAGCGTCCCGGCGAGGTCATCATCCAGACGTACTGGGCCACGCACCCCGCCATCTCGGCCGTGGCAACCCATGACCGCTCCTCCTATCTTGGCTATGAGCTCGAGCAGCGTGACGAGGCGTACTACCCGCCCTACTCGCGCCTCGCGAACCTCACGCTTGCGGGACTTTCCGAGCGCGCCGTCCGCGAGCGGGCGAGCGCGCTTGCCGTCAAGATCCGCGCGCGCGTGGAAGGCATGGAGGGCGAGTGGGAGGTTCTCGGCCCCGCCGAGTGCGTGCGCTCCAAGGTCAAGGATCGCTATCGCCGCCACATCGTCGTGAAGGCGCCCGTGGATGCCGAGCTTGGGCCCCTTCTCGACGAGTGCGCCCGTGCGCTGCCCGCGTGCAAGGGCGTCACGCTCGCCATCGACGTCGACGCCTACGACATGCTCTAG
- the metK gene encoding methionine adenosyltransferase, translating to MSQLAQESYYFTSESVTEGHPDKVCDQISDAVLDAILEKEARLEAEGYVAPNGQPANVENVRCACETFATTGTIVVAGEIRTQAYVDVQEIARKTLKRIGYDRAKYGFDCETCGVISMIHGQSPDIAQGVDESFDAQAGRTQDPLDRIGAGDQGMMFGYASDETDVLMPMPIYLAQSLAKRLADVRKSGELAYLRPDGKTQVTVRYEADRPVEVSAIVVSTQHDPEVEDMGVIRADVTEHVIAPVLDAANIPWKNADIYVNPTGRFVVGGPMGDTGLTGRKIIVDTYGGMGRHGGGAFSGKDCTKVDRSAAYAARWVAKNIVAAGLAHKCEVQLAYAIGVSHPLSVLVDTKGTGSVSDRVIEAAVRRVFDLRPGAIIRDLDLRRPIFEKTAAYGHFGRKDPDFTWEATNRTDELKAAVAELV from the coding sequence ATGAGCCAGCTGGCCCAGGAGAGCTACTACTTCACGTCGGAGTCCGTGACGGAGGGTCACCCCGACAAGGTGTGCGACCAGATCAGCGACGCCGTGCTCGACGCGATTCTCGAGAAGGAGGCACGTCTGGAGGCCGAGGGCTACGTGGCCCCCAACGGCCAGCCCGCGAACGTGGAGAACGTGCGCTGCGCCTGCGAGACGTTTGCCACGACCGGCACCATCGTCGTGGCCGGCGAGATTCGCACGCAGGCCTACGTCGACGTCCAGGAGATTGCGCGCAAGACGCTCAAGCGCATCGGCTATGACCGTGCTAAGTACGGCTTCGACTGCGAGACGTGCGGCGTCATCTCCATGATTCACGGGCAGAGCCCCGACATCGCCCAGGGCGTGGACGAGTCGTTTGACGCGCAGGCGGGTCGCACGCAAGACCCGCTGGACAGGATCGGCGCCGGAGACCAGGGCATGATGTTCGGCTACGCCTCGGACGAGACGGACGTCCTCATGCCCATGCCCATCTACCTGGCCCAGAGCCTCGCCAAGCGCCTTGCCGACGTGCGCAAGTCCGGCGAGCTTGCCTACCTGCGCCCGGACGGCAAGACCCAGGTCACCGTGCGCTACGAGGCAGACCGCCCCGTCGAGGTCTCGGCCATCGTGGTGTCCACGCAGCACGACCCCGAGGTCGAGGACATGGGCGTCATCAGGGCGGACGTCACCGAGCACGTCATCGCGCCGGTGCTCGACGCGGCGAACATCCCCTGGAAGAACGCCGACATCTACGTGAACCCCACCGGGCGCTTCGTCGTGGGCGGGCCCATGGGAGACACGGGCCTCACGGGCCGCAAGATCATCGTCGACACATATGGCGGCATGGGTCGCCATGGCGGCGGCGCCTTCTCGGGCAAGGACTGCACGAAGGTGGACCGCTCGGCCGCCTACGCCGCACGCTGGGTTGCCAAGAACATCGTGGCCGCCGGTCTTGCCCACAAGTGCGAGGTGCAGCTGGCATATGCCATCGGCGTGTCCCACCCGCTGTCGGTGCTCGTAGACACCAAGGGTACGGGCTCGGTGAGCGACCGCGTGATCGAGGCGGCCGTCAGGCGCGTCTTCGACCTGCGTCCGGGCGCCATCATCCGCGATCTCGACCTGCGCCGCCCCATCTTTGAAAAGACGGCTGCCTACGGTCACTTTGGCCGCAAGGACCCCGACTTCACCTGGGAGGCCACGAACCGCACCGACGAGCTCAAGGCCGCGGTGGCCGAGCTCGTCTAA